One genomic segment of Pedosphaera parvula Ellin514 includes these proteins:
- a CDS encoding response regulator transcription factor, with product MAKILIVDDLPTEVQLMRSAIASLGHSVVVATDGEQAVEMAHRESPDLMLLDVVLPRMDGFQVCRKIKKDPNTSNIQVILISSKTQESDKFWGLKQGANAYIFKPFSPQELVDAVKKNLR from the coding sequence ATGGCTAAAATTCTGATTGTTGACGACCTACCAACCGAAGTGCAACTAATGCGTTCCGCAATTGCCAGTCTTGGTCACTCGGTTGTCGTGGCTACGGATGGCGAACAAGCTGTCGAGATGGCTCACCGCGAAAGCCCGGACTTGATGCTCCTTGATGTGGTGCTTCCCCGCATGGATGGTTTCCAGGTCTGCCGAAAAATAAAGAAGGATCCAAATACTTCGAACATACAGGTGATCCTTATCAGTTCGAAGACCCAGGAAAGTGACAAGTTTTGGGGCCTCAAACAGGGGGCAAACGCATACATCTTCAAGCCGTTCTCGCCCCAGGAACTGGTTGACGCTGTGAAGAAAAACCTCCGCTAA
- a CDS encoding chemotaxis protein CheW produces MKTLEPTISETGHSIESEVPSRFYAAFYRRSQLFAVDVELVREVLPGQPLTRVPRAVEQIIGVLNLRGEILPVVVIDTHLGLPAVVDDPSLPILVLRRGDLLVGLRVDAVQGAISIPTGEILSHPASGDKGHLTGLWQPEGRPPVTLIAAMKLIETFYQQTSTN; encoded by the coding sequence ATGAAAACTCTTGAACCAACAATCTCCGAGACCGGGCACAGCATCGAATCAGAGGTGCCTTCCAGGTTTTATGCCGCCTTTTATCGTCGCTCGCAGCTTTTTGCGGTGGATGTTGAACTCGTGCGCGAAGTGTTGCCGGGGCAACCGCTTACTCGCGTGCCACGCGCCGTGGAACAAATCATCGGCGTGCTGAACCTGCGAGGCGAAATTCTCCCGGTCGTGGTTATCGATACGCACCTTGGTCTGCCCGCCGTGGTAGATGATCCTTCGCTGCCGATCCTGGTGCTGCGCCGCGGAGATTTGCTCGTGGGATTGAGAGTCGACGCCGTGCAAGGAGCGATCAGCATTCCGACTGGTGAAATCCTTTCGCACCCAGCTTCCGGAGATAAGGGACATTTAACCGGCCTCTGGCAGCCCGAAGGTCGTCCCCCGGTAACTCTGATTGCCGCCATGAAACTTATTGAAACATTTTATCAACAGACATCAACGAACTAA